TGTTGAAGATATTGTTCCAAAAGGATATGCATCATTTATATATGACCAAGACGGTAACGAAATTGTTCAATTACATGGATCTAATGCTAATAGAATATATGTTGAACTTGATGAAATACCTACATATCTTAGAGACGGTTTTATAGCAATAGAAGATGAACGTTTCTGGCAACATAATGGTATTGATATAAAAGGTATTTTCAGAGCTATCTTTACTAACTTGAAATCAGGAAGTTTAGCTGAAGGTGCAAGTACTATTACTCAACAGCTAATAAAAAATAATATATTATCAACTGAAACAAGCTTTGAGAGAAAAATACAAGAACAATATTTGGCAATACAACTAGAAAAGAAATCAGACAAAGAAACTATATTAGAAAACTATTTAAATACTATAGGACTTGGTAGAGGTACTAATGGAGTACAAGCTGCTGCTAATAAATATTTTAATAAGGATGTTAGTGAATTAACAATAGCAGAATCAGCAGTTATTGCTTCAATAACTAAGAATCCTAGTTATTATGATCCTGTTACTTACCCAGAAAATAACAAGAAAAGGCAGTCTAGAATTCTTACTAAGTTATTGGAACAAGAAAAAATAACACAAGCTCAATATGACGAAGCAATCAATGAAGATGTATATAATAATATTCAAATAGTAAACAAATCATTTGCAGGTAACTCAAGTTACTCATATTATGTCGATGAAGTAATATCAAGAGTAATTGATGACTTAATGGTTAAAAAAGGTTATACGGAAAGTCAGGCATCCAATTTAATATATCGTGGAGGACTTAGCATATATTGTAATCAAGATTCTGATATTCAAAAGATAGTAGACGAAACTTATACCAATGAAGATTTCTTCCCTAAGAAAAATGTCGACTACGCTGTTAGACTATTCTATACGGTAACAATCAAAGATAAGGATGGTCACAAAAAAGATATTAATAAAGATAAGACATTTGATACGGACCAAGAAGCAGCAGATTATATGGAGCAAGTAAAAAAAGAACTGGAAGACGAAGGTAATACTATAATATCAGATAATTCCATATCTGTCCCTCAACCACAATCAGCTATGGCAATTATAGACCAACATACTGGTTATGTAAAAGCTATATCAGGTGGTAGAGGCGAAAAAGTAGGAAATCGTACATTTAACCGTGCTACTAATTCCAAACGTCATCCAGGATCAACATTTAAGACTTTAGCAGCTTATCTACCAGCTATTGATACTGCTGGCTATACATTGGCAACTGTAATTGATGACGTACCTTCTAAATTACCGAATATGCCATATGGTTGGCCAAAGAACTATTATAGGCAATATAAAGGTTTATCTACTGTTAGAGAAGGTTTAAAATATTCTATGAATATATTGGCAGTAAAAACACTTAATGATGTAGGTGTCCAAACTGGTTATGACTATTTAATTAAGTTAGGTTTTTCAACATTAGTAGAAAATGAAACAGTCAACGGAAAAAATTACACTGATAAAGGTCTATCATTAGCACTTGGTGGTTTATCTCAAGGGGTTACTGTATTAGAATTGACAGCAGCATATGCTGCAATTGCCAACGATGGTGTATATATAGAACCAACATTCTATTCTAGAGTTCTGGACCATGATGGAAAGCTGTTATTACAAAAAGAACCTGTTACAAGAACTGTAATGAAAGAAACAACCGCTTTCCTATTGACAGATGCTTTAGTAGATGTTTGTAGCCCAGGAGGTACTGGTTATCCCGTTCACTTTAATGGTATGCCTATTGCAGGTAAAACAGGAACTTCTTCTGATGATGTAGACTTAGTTTTTGCTGGATATACTCCTTATTATACTGCTGTAGTCTGGAAAGGTTATGACCAGCAACAAGAACAAGTTTATGTACGTAATGGATATCATAAAGCAATCTGGAAAGAAGTTATGCAGAGAATTCATAAAGACCTTCCAAGAAAAGAATTTAACAAACCATCTGGTATCGTAACTGCTAAAATATGTACAGAATCAGGTAAACTAGCTGTTCCAGGATTATGTGATCATGATCAAAGAGGATCTACAGTACGAACTGAATACTTCGCTAAAGGTACTGAACCAACTGAACCTTGTGATGTTCATGTAAAAGCAGTCATTTGTAAAGACTCTGGATTGATGGCTACAGAAAATTGTCCGGAATCAAGCAAAGAAGAACTAGTATATATTCAACGACCTATTCCATTTGTACCTCAAGACCCTAACAGGCCACCAGATATCGCAGATAGACAGTATGAATTGCTACCTTCAAAGATAGGGGAATATTGTAACATTCATACTGCACAACCTGAAATACCTGATGTACAATTGCCAACTGATTATTATAATAATGATATGAATAATAACCATAATAGCAATAATCATAATAACGACAATAAACCTAATCCATTTACACCTTTTTTACCTAATGACTAGGTTTTGATACTTGGATAATAATAAAAGAATATGTGTTACATTTAATGAGAGAGGAACTCCATATAGGGGGTTCCTCTTATTACATATCTACTATTAAAAAAATCTTATGTTTTACCCTATTTCATGAATAATAGCCTTATAAAAAACACATCCTTTTAATATAAACATAAATTGTTTATACATAGATATAAAAGCATTTATAAGGAGCTATTTTATGAATTATAGCAATCATTCAAAAAACAAACGTGAGAAAGAATTGGAATCAAAAACAAAAAAAGTGAAAAAATCAATAAGTACATCTTTTATTAGAATTATCTCCTTAACCATTTTAGTCTCTCTAGTATTGATTGTTTGTGCTGGATTAGGTGTAACCAAAGCTATAATTGATTCCGCACCTACAATAGATTACGATAAGGATATTATGCCAAAAGGATATAGGACATTCATATATGATCAACTAGGTAATGAGATAACTTCTCTTCATGGAACAGATGCAAATAGGATATATTCACCTATAGATAGAATGCCCATTCATCTACAAGATGCATTCATAGCTATAGAGGATGAACGATTTTATGACCATAACGGGATTGACCTAAAAGGGATTTTGAGGGCAATAATAAATAATATAAAATCAAAAGACCTAACTGGCGAAGGTGCAAGTACAATCACTCAACAAGTAATCAAGAATAATGTTCTTTCCGCTACGCAAACATTTCAGAGAAAAATACAAGAACAATATTTGGCTGTAGAATTAGAAAAACATGTTGAAAAAAATATTATACTGGAAAGTTACTTAAATACTGTTGCTCTTGGACGAGGAACCTATGGGGTCCAAGCAGCTGCTAACAAATATTTTAATAAAGATGTGACAGAACTCACCCTTGCCGAATCAGCTGTATTAGCAAGTATAACCAAGTACCCTAGTAGATATGACCCTATTTCTAATCCAGAAAAAAATCACTCTCGCCAATTGATCGTTTTAGATAAAATGTTAGAACAGAATAAAATAACAGATGCCGAATATAAAAAAGCCTTAACTGAAGATGTTTATTCTAAAATTGAAATAACCAACAAATCTGCATCAAGCAACGCTAACTATTCTTATTTCGTAGATGAAGTTATTTTACGAGTCAAAAATGATCTTGTAGTCAAAAAAGGGTTTACTGAAGAACAAGCCTATGATCTTATATATACTGGAGGTCTCAATATATACGTCACTCAAGATGTGAATATGCAAAAAATAATGGACGAAGAATTTTTAGACGAATCCAATTATCCTCCAAAAAGTGAAGACTACTCAGTAAAATTAATGTATACTCTATCTGTCATTAAAAACGGTGCAGAAACCAAACATTATTATAAAGAAAAAGAGTTCAATACTGATGAAAAAGCTAATGAATATGCAGAAGAATTAAAATCTTTATGGG
The sequence above is a segment of the Vallitalea longa genome. Coding sequences within it:
- a CDS encoding transglycosylase domain-containing protein, translated to MNFSKESNKKKKEKLDSKSSKATKSVSTSFIKILAFAFLLLIIVGVCAGLGFAKSIIDSAPDINVEDIVPKGYASFIYDQDGNEIVQLHGSNANRIYVELDEIPTYLRDGFIAIEDERFWQHNGIDIKGIFRAIFTNLKSGSLAEGASTITQQLIKNNILSTETSFERKIQEQYLAIQLEKKSDKETILENYLNTIGLGRGTNGVQAAANKYFNKDVSELTIAESAVIASITKNPSYYDPVTYPENNKKRQSRILTKLLEQEKITQAQYDEAINEDVYNNIQIVNKSFAGNSSYSYYVDEVISRVIDDLMVKKGYTESQASNLIYRGGLSIYCNQDSDIQKIVDETYTNEDFFPKKNVDYAVRLFYTVTIKDKDGHKKDINKDKTFDTDQEAADYMEQVKKELEDEGNTIISDNSISVPQPQSAMAIIDQHTGYVKAISGGRGEKVGNRTFNRATNSKRHPGSTFKTLAAYLPAIDTAGYTLATVIDDVPSKLPNMPYGWPKNYYRQYKGLSTVREGLKYSMNILAVKTLNDVGVQTGYDYLIKLGFSTLVENETVNGKNYTDKGLSLALGGLSQGVTVLELTAAYAAIANDGVYIEPTFYSRVLDHDGKLLLQKEPVTRTVMKETTAFLLTDALVDVCSPGGTGYPVHFNGMPIAGKTGTSSDDVDLVFAGYTPYYTAVVWKGYDQQQEQVYVRNGYHKAIWKEVMQRIHKDLPRKEFNKPSGIVTAKICTESGKLAVPGLCDHDQRGSTVRTEYFAKGTEPTEPCDVHVKAVICKDSGLMATENCPESSKEELVYIQRPIPFVPQDPNRPPDIADRQYELLPSKIGEYCNIHTAQPEIPDVQLPTDYYNNDMNNNHNSNNHNNDNKPNPFTPFLPND